A section of the Prochlorococcus sp. MIT 1341 genome encodes:
- the ureG gene encoding urease accessory protein UreG, producing the protein MGSKLRVGVAGPVGSGKTALVEALCKYLRDQLQLAVVTNDIYTQEDAKYLTKAGALEPERIRGVETGGCPHTAIREDCSINRSAVEELETQFPKLDLVFVESGGDNLAASFSPELVDISIYVIDVAAGDKIPRKGGPGITRSDLLVINKIDLAPMVGASLEIMNKDTSRMRKERPWCFTNLHTGKGLDQVVEFLLQQIPN; encoded by the coding sequence ATGGGAAGCAAATTACGTGTTGGGGTAGCTGGGCCAGTTGGATCAGGGAAAACTGCCCTAGTAGAAGCTCTTTGCAAATACCTTAGGGATCAGTTGCAACTAGCTGTTGTGACAAATGACATTTACACACAAGAAGACGCAAAATACCTTACAAAGGCTGGGGCACTAGAACCTGAGCGAATCCGAGGAGTTGAGACTGGTGGCTGCCCTCATACCGCTATTCGCGAGGATTGTTCAATTAACCGCTCGGCAGTTGAGGAGCTGGAAACGCAATTTCCCAAACTGGACTTAGTTTTTGTAGAAAGTGGTGGTGACAATCTTGCGGCAAGCTTCAGTCCTGAGCTGGTTGACATATCTATTTATGTAATAGATGTTGCTGCAGGGGACAAAATTCCTAGAAAAGGTGGGCCTGGAATTACTCGCTCAGATTTACTTGTAATCAACAAAATCGACCTTGCTCCAATGGTTGGAGCAAGCCTTGAAATAATGAATAAAGATACCTCAAGGATGCGAAAAGAGCGCCCTTGGTGCTTTACGAATCTCCACACCGGAAAGGGGCTTGATCAAGTAGTCGAGTTTTTGTTGCAACAAATACCAAATTAA
- a CDS encoding urease accessory protein UreF, with the protein MTSPAIFQLVSPALPVGAFSYSEGIEFMAQEKKLLTESEVFNWLESELLRGQLRIEAASISPMMDCLDNWKKVQTSQTEKQIYEWNSWLLALRDSKEVRLQQKQMGTSLLQLLADLNHPLPNKKKNLAWPIAWSWAGLSFSLPKVDVVQGYLYSWIANQLSATLRLLPFGPNKVQHMQYQLLPLIASQTALLLNQNPHDLWTGDIGTIMAQQSHKELYSKLFRS; encoded by the coding sequence ATGACTTCACCTGCAATTTTTCAACTTGTTTCCCCTGCCTTACCTGTTGGTGCCTTTAGCTATTCAGAAGGTATTGAGTTCATGGCACAAGAAAAAAAATTACTAACCGAATCAGAAGTCTTTAATTGGTTAGAAAGCGAATTACTTAGAGGCCAGCTCCGTATTGAAGCCGCTTCAATCTCACCAATGATGGATTGTTTGGACAACTGGAAAAAAGTACAAACATCCCAAACAGAAAAACAAATTTATGAATGGAATTCTTGGCTCTTAGCCTTGCGAGACTCTAAAGAGGTTCGTTTGCAACAAAAGCAAATGGGAACATCATTATTGCAACTACTTGCGGATCTAAATCATCCATTGCCAAACAAAAAAAAGAATTTAGCTTGGCCAATAGCTTGGTCCTGGGCAGGATTAAGCTTTTCACTACCTAAAGTTGACGTAGTTCAAGGTTATTTGTATAGCTGGATCGCAAATCAACTGAGTGCTACTTTGCGCTTATTACCGTTTGGGCCTAACAAAGTTCAACACATGCAGTATCAATTACTTCCTTTGATAGCTTCCCAAACTGCGCTGTTATTAAATCAGAATCCCCATGATCTTTGGACGGGAGACATTGGAACTATCATGGCTCAACAATCACATAAGGAATTATATTCCAAATTATTTAGAAGTTAA
- the ureE gene encoding urease accessory protein UreE: MANQPILLTQRIEKVKDEKLLFLPLSAEQRTKLRGLRKTTCGINVLLQLPREGPLRPGEILTSDKKFPLIEVKAAIEELIQVESSSSLELAKASYHLGNRHVDLEIQDQQLFFLKDPVLELMLKKRGLILKNVSRPFQPESGAYSDPHK; this comes from the coding sequence GTGGCAAACCAACCAATCCTTCTTACGCAAAGAATTGAAAAAGTTAAGGATGAAAAGCTTCTATTCCTTCCTCTATCTGCAGAACAACGAACCAAGCTAAGGGGGCTAAGAAAGACTACCTGCGGCATTAATGTCTTACTTCAATTGCCAAGGGAAGGTCCTCTACGCCCAGGAGAGATCCTTACTAGTGATAAAAAATTTCCCTTAATAGAAGTAAAAGCAGCCATTGAAGAGTTAATTCAAGTAGAATCAAGCTCTTCTTTAGAGTTAGCCAAAGCTTCATATCATTTAGGTAATCGTCATGTTGATCTTGAAATTCAAGATCAACAGCTTTTTTTCTTAAAAGACCCTGTTCTTGAATTAATGCTCAAGAAAAGAGGGCTTATTTTAAAAAATGTGAGCCGACCTTTTCAACCGGAATCTGGGGCCTATTCAGATCCTCATAAATGA
- a CDS encoding urease accessory protein UreD, with amino-acid sequence MSQEDTAWHGMCDLNFLNRDDSKSSDPYTIHQGTYKAPFKLLRASQKADGRCELPILHTAGGLVGGDQLTLKVVANRRTRSLLTNVAAQKVYGSVGRLKDHPEGKWATQNCYFFLDEDSDLEWMPQEVIVFANGLFEQRMHVELSPSASFLGVEVVRLGRTSLGETLDSGCWRSGLEISRHFGQEKRWEFIDRLELSGDALTAKHGMDSQPVLGSLVWAAPTSLTQEKIDQLLEVCRKKGDVREGAMSLSSINHGISARYLGRSTQEARFSFFRIWMHIRKFRSLHSPESLRVWPMQEDPSF; translated from the coding sequence ATGAGCCAAGAAGATACGGCTTGGCATGGGATGTGTGATTTGAACTTCCTAAATAGAGACGACTCTAAAAGTTCAGACCCTTACACTATTCATCAGGGAACCTATAAGGCTCCTTTCAAATTATTACGAGCCTCACAGAAGGCAGATGGCAGGTGTGAATTACCAATTTTGCATACTGCTGGAGGGTTGGTTGGTGGCGATCAGTTGACGTTGAAGGTGGTAGCCAATCGTAGAACTCGTTCTCTTTTGACGAATGTCGCGGCACAAAAGGTGTATGGAAGTGTTGGCCGGTTAAAAGATCACCCTGAAGGTAAATGGGCTACTCAAAATTGTTACTTTTTTCTTGATGAAGATTCAGACCTTGAGTGGATGCCTCAAGAAGTCATTGTTTTTGCTAATGGTCTTTTTGAACAACGCATGCATGTTGAACTTTCCCCATCAGCAAGCTTTTTAGGTGTTGAAGTGGTTCGATTGGGGAGAACTTCTTTGGGGGAAACACTGGATTCAGGATGTTGGCGTTCTGGTCTGGAGATATCACGTCATTTTGGGCAAGAGAAGAGATGGGAATTTATTGATCGCTTAGAACTAAGCGGAGATGCTTTGACTGCAAAGCATGGCATGGATAGCCAGCCTGTCCTGGGATCGCTGGTTTGGGCTGCACCGACATCTCTCACTCAAGAGAAGATAGATCAGCTTTTAGAGGTATGTCGTAAAAAAGGAGATGTGCGAGAAGGAGCAATGAGCTTGAGTTCAATTAATCATGGCATTTCCGCTAGATATCTTGGCCGGTCCACACAAGAAGCAAGATTCTCGTTCTTTCGAATCTGGATGCATATTAGAAAGTTTCGGTCTTTACATTCTCCGGAGTCTTTACGGGTTTGGCCTATGCAGGAGGATCCTTCTTTTTAA
- a CDS encoding urease subunit gamma produces MHLSPQEKDKLLVVTAALLAERRMTRGLKLNHPEAVAWLSFQVLEGARDGKSVSELMAEGTTWLKREQVMEGVPELIDDVQIEAVFPDGTKLVTLHDPIR; encoded by the coding sequence ATGCACTTAAGCCCTCAAGAAAAAGACAAACTACTGGTTGTTACGGCTGCTCTGCTTGCGGAACGAAGGATGACTCGTGGTCTGAAATTAAACCACCCGGAAGCTGTTGCTTGGCTTAGCTTTCAAGTGCTTGAGGGGGCTCGGGATGGCAAAAGTGTCTCAGAGTTAATGGCCGAAGGGACTACGTGGCTAAAGCGTGAGCAAGTGATGGAAGGAGTCCCAGAGCTGATTGATGATGTTCAGATTGAGGCCGTATTTCCAGATGGGACGAAACTTGTAACTCTCCATGATCCAATTCGCTGA
- a CDS encoding urease subunit beta, with the protein MSHLIPGELFPEKGEIELNLGRPVTTLSVSNKGDRPVQIGSHFHFYEANQALDFERELALGKRLDIPAGTAIRFEPGDRREVKLVPFGGKRIVFGFNGLINGPLD; encoded by the coding sequence ATGTCCCATTTAATTCCTGGTGAGTTGTTTCCCGAAAAGGGAGAAATAGAACTAAATCTTGGGAGACCGGTCACAACTCTTTCTGTCTCAAACAAGGGTGATCGACCAGTACAAATTGGATCGCATTTTCATTTCTATGAAGCAAATCAAGCTCTTGATTTTGAACGAGAGCTGGCTCTTGGTAAACGACTCGATATCCCAGCAGGGACAGCAATTCGTTTTGAACCAGGAGATAGACGTGAGGTAAAACTTGTCCCTTTTGGGGGAAAGCGTATTGTTTTTGGTTTTAACGGTTTGATAAATGGTCCTTTGGATTGA
- the ureC gene encoding urease subunit alpha, whose amino-acid sequence MPYKISRRAYAETYGPTKGDRLRLADTDLILEVEEDYTHYGDEVKFGGGKVIRDGMGQSQQTRDNEVVDTVITNALILDWWGIVKADVGIKDGKIVGLGKAGNPDVQEGVSIVIGPSTEAIAGEGYILTAGGVDSHIHFICPQQIETALSSGITTMIGGGTGPATGTNATTCTPGLFHIQRMLQAAEGLPVNLGFFGKGNASSHPAIEEQVLAGACGLKLHEDWGTTPASIDCCLQVADQMDVQVCIHTDTLNEAGFVEDTIKAINGRTIHTFHTEGAGGGHAPDIIKICGEANVLPSSTNPTRPYTINTLEEHLDMLMVCHHLDPKIQEDVAFAESRIRRETIAAEDILHDVGAFSIIASDSQAMGRVGEVISRTFQTAHKMKVQRGPLPEDIERNDNNRLKRYIAKVTINPAIAHGMSNHIGSIEVGKLADIVLWKPGFFGIKPELVLKGGSIVWAQMGDANASIPTPQPVHGRPMFASFGAAIAPSCITFISKVAMDAGVPQKLGLRRHCLPVENTREISKKNMRCNDALPSLKVDPQTYQVFADGELLTCEPAAVLPLAQRYLLL is encoded by the coding sequence ATGCCTTATAAAATTTCTCGACGTGCATATGCTGAGACTTATGGTCCAACCAAAGGGGATCGACTGAGATTAGCCGACACAGATCTAATCCTTGAGGTTGAAGAGGATTACACCCACTATGGGGATGAAGTTAAGTTTGGCGGGGGAAAAGTTATTAGAGATGGCATGGGGCAATCTCAACAAACTAGAGATAATGAAGTAGTCGATACAGTAATAACTAATGCCTTGATTTTGGATTGGTGGGGAATTGTTAAAGCCGATGTAGGAATTAAAGATGGGAAAATTGTTGGCCTCGGGAAGGCTGGTAATCCAGACGTCCAGGAAGGAGTTTCAATTGTTATTGGTCCAAGTACTGAGGCGATTGCAGGAGAAGGTTATATTTTGACGGCAGGGGGTGTTGATAGTCATATCCATTTTATTTGCCCACAACAGATAGAGACTGCTCTTTCGAGTGGTATTACAACAATGATTGGAGGAGGTACCGGACCTGCCACAGGAACAAATGCCACCACGTGCACGCCTGGCTTGTTTCATATTCAGCGAATGCTCCAAGCGGCTGAAGGTTTACCGGTAAACCTTGGTTTTTTTGGAAAAGGAAATGCAAGCAGTCACCCTGCAATAGAAGAGCAAGTTTTGGCAGGTGCTTGTGGTTTGAAGCTCCATGAGGATTGGGGTACTACACCTGCATCAATTGATTGCTGTTTACAAGTTGCTGACCAAATGGATGTTCAGGTTTGTATCCACACTGACACTCTTAATGAGGCAGGATTTGTTGAAGATACTATTAAGGCTATTAATGGCAGAACTATTCATACATTTCATACTGAAGGTGCAGGTGGTGGCCATGCTCCAGACATCATAAAAATTTGTGGAGAAGCTAATGTGCTTCCAAGTAGTACAAATCCCACAAGACCATACACCATTAATACTCTTGAAGAGCATTTAGATATGCTCATGGTTTGTCATCACTTGGATCCTAAGATTCAAGAGGATGTTGCCTTCGCTGAATCACGTATAAGGAGAGAAACGATTGCTGCTGAAGATATCCTCCATGATGTAGGAGCTTTTTCAATTATTGCAAGTGACTCTCAAGCAATGGGAAGGGTAGGAGAAGTAATTAGTAGAACTTTTCAGACAGCTCATAAAATGAAGGTTCAACGCGGACCTCTTCCAGAGGACATAGAACGTAATGACAACAATCGTTTAAAACGTTACATCGCGAAAGTGACAATTAACCCAGCAATTGCTCATGGAATGAGCAATCATATTGGCTCAATAGAAGTAGGTAAGCTAGCAGATATAGTGCTTTGGAAACCAGGTTTCTTTGGGATAAAACCAGAACTGGTTTTAAAGGGAGGGAGCATAGTTTGGGCACAGATGGGTGATGCCAATGCCTCAATTCCAACACCGCAACCTGTTCATGGAAGACCAATGTTTGCTTCCTTCGGAGCTGCTATTGCTCCCAGCTGCATTACATTTATAAGCAAAGTTGCCATGGATGCGGGAGTGCCGCAAAAACTTGGGTTGAGAAGGCATTGTTTGCCAGTTGAAAACACTAGGGAAATTTCTAAGAAAAATATGCGCTGCAATGATGCGCTGCCTTCTTTAAAAGTTGACCCGCAAACCTATCAAGTATTTGCTGATGGGGAATTACTTACTTGTGAGCCGGCAGCAGTCCTACCTCTTGCTCAACGATATTTATTACTTTGA
- a CDS encoding NAD(P)-dependent oxidoreductase produces MTLKNLNTKPCLGFVGLGAIGLPIAANLLRAGFPLKVHTRSRTAERSQELDGAKRCSSPKSAAEGGDFFLICVSDEDAVEEVLFGPEGAESSLRPGQVVIDFSTISPEKARLFAAKLAPKEISYIDAPVTGGTEGAKAGSLTIFLGAENESFKDVGSIFKAIASSVYPFGQVGKGQEVKAINQILVAGSYVAVAEAIALGQELKLPMDIVIKALQKGAASSWALSHRSQSMLKDDYPLGFKLKLHHKDLSIALRTAEELGLNLPITSKVKELEETLIKEGHQDKDISVLKKSITKT; encoded by the coding sequence ATGACTTTGAAAAATCTAAATACAAAGCCCTGCTTAGGCTTTGTTGGCCTAGGGGCGATAGGCCTGCCAATAGCAGCAAACCTACTTCGAGCCGGTTTTCCTTTAAAGGTTCATACAAGGAGTCGAACAGCAGAAAGAAGTCAAGAATTAGATGGAGCAAAGCGTTGTTCTTCACCAAAAAGTGCAGCTGAAGGAGGTGATTTTTTTCTGATTTGTGTGAGTGATGAGGATGCAGTAGAGGAAGTTTTGTTTGGTCCTGAAGGGGCTGAAAGTAGCCTTAGGCCAGGACAAGTTGTAATTGATTTTTCCACAATCAGTCCTGAAAAGGCGAGATTATTTGCAGCCAAACTTGCCCCTAAAGAGATTTCCTATATTGATGCTCCAGTAACGGGAGGAACAGAAGGGGCTAAAGCAGGTAGCCTAACTATTTTCCTAGGCGCTGAAAATGAATCATTCAAGGATGTAGGTTCAATTTTTAAAGCCATAGCAAGTTCTGTCTACCCTTTTGGACAGGTTGGCAAAGGTCAAGAGGTAAAAGCTATTAACCAGATCCTCGTTGCTGGAAGTTATGTGGCAGTTGCAGAAGCAATTGCCTTAGGACAAGAATTAAAACTGCCAATGGATATAGTCATCAAGGCGCTTCAAAAAGGGGCTGCTAGCTCTTGGGCACTCTCGCATCGTTCCCAATCAATGCTCAAAGATGATTATCCATTAGGCTTTAAATTAAAGTTACACCACAAAGATTTATCCATTGCATTAAGAACAGCAGAAGAATTAGGTTTAAATCTTCCAATAACATCAAAAGTAAAAGAATTAGAAGAAACCCTAATAAAAGAAGGCCACCAAGATAAGGATATTTCTGTTCTAAAAAAATCAATTACAAAAACTTAA
- a CDS encoding 2'-5' RNA ligase family protein, translating into MERITKAFWVWAQFSELDQKHLEEIQDKVKTKLRSVSFPIHITLAGPFVKLEQSALQKIHKFCSNQSPFKVDAIKYEHKKKFFESFFISLARSNKLDSFREEILRINHLDSTKIFSPHISLVYGYHEAKSKVGLIPSLPKLICSLTVNKISIVDFDEITCLAKISRSYPLGLHNIEKAQSLK; encoded by the coding sequence ATGGAAAGAATAACCAAAGCTTTTTGGGTTTGGGCTCAATTCAGCGAACTAGATCAAAAACACCTGGAAGAGATTCAAGATAAAGTAAAAACCAAACTAAGAAGCGTATCTTTTCCAATACATATAACCCTAGCAGGTCCTTTCGTTAAGTTAGAACAATCTGCACTCCAAAAAATACATAAATTCTGCAGCAACCAATCACCCTTTAAGGTAGATGCCATTAAATATGAACATAAAAAAAAATTCTTTGAATCATTTTTTATTTCCTTAGCCAGGTCAAATAAATTAGATTCCTTTAGAGAAGAAATCTTGAGAATTAATCATTTAGATTCAACTAAAATCTTCTCGCCGCATATAAGTTTAGTCTATGGGTACCATGAAGCTAAAAGTAAAGTGGGCCTCATTCCTTCTCTACCAAAATTAATATGTTCTCTAACAGTAAATAAAATTTCTATTGTTGATTTTGATGAAATCACATGCCTTGCAAAAATATCAAGGAGCTATCCCTTAGGCCTTCATAATATAGAGAAAGCTCAAAGCTTGAAATGA
- a CDS encoding NAD(P)-dependent oxidoreductase yields MLSNSVGRIFEDRIKTTAVREIGDYQIVSLLCSEKIDYADFVRLVSETSSHLFVDLEKKQPLNITNKADQLNNLFKSIRLSINETGLQDKLALYPIKLNDLTVSATWKELTRQYMDISGLKLGLIGTGNIGSKLIKALTESGVKIKCFNRDINKAIAVVNSIILTKPAHTIVSPDLVRHIEHTFINTQGVIISCSDISEDISDFLPLIHKNFKIFLIGHSLLKSGALKKIKANKYIDLQRVDIGKELISYIIGTLATSSYSNFGQNDFDNKILCSGGFIGEEGALVVDNCQSPKWFYAECDGLGGLSYEASCTELQSLKQMDETYNRC; encoded by the coding sequence GTGTTATCAAATTCTGTAGGGAGGATTTTTGAAGATCGAATAAAAACAACAGCTGTTCGAGAGATTGGAGATTATCAAATTGTTTCGCTCCTTTGCTCAGAAAAAATTGATTACGCTGATTTTGTAAGGTTAGTCTCGGAAACGAGCTCTCATTTATTTGTAGATCTAGAAAAGAAGCAACCTCTTAACATTACAAATAAGGCTGACCAACTAAATAATCTCTTCAAAAGTATTAGATTGTCTATAAATGAAACGGGCCTTCAAGATAAGTTGGCTCTCTATCCTATAAAGTTAAATGATCTAACAGTAAGTGCAACCTGGAAAGAACTAACTAGGCAGTATATGGATATTTCCGGTTTAAAGTTAGGTTTAATCGGTACGGGTAATATTGGATCAAAACTCATAAAGGCCCTTACGGAATCTGGCGTTAAAATAAAATGCTTTAATCGAGATATTAATAAGGCTATTGCAGTTGTAAATTCCATAATTCTTACTAAGCCAGCACATACGATTGTATCGCCAGATTTAGTACGTCATATTGAGCATACTTTTATAAATACTCAAGGAGTGATCATTTCCTGTAGTGATATATCAGAAGATATATCTGACTTTCTACCTTTAATTCATAAGAATTTTAAAATATTTCTAATTGGTCACTCACTTCTAAAATCTGGGGCTCTGAAAAAAATAAAAGCCAACAAATATATAGACCTACAACGAGTTGATATTGGTAAAGAGTTGATTAGTTACATCATAGGTACATTGGCAACTTCCAGTTACTCAAATTTTGGCCAAAACGATTTCGACAATAAAATATTATGCTCAGGCGGATTTATAGGAGAAGAGGGTGCACTTGTCGTTGATAATTGCCAGTCTCCGAAATGGTTTTATGCAGAATGCGATGGTTTAGGGGGACTTTCTTATGAAGCTTCTTGTACTGAACTGCAATCATTAAAACAAATGGACGAAACCTACAACAGATGCTAA
- a CDS encoding N-acetylneuraminate synthase family protein, whose translation MGAIHIIGAGPAGISLAYYAQISGIKEITIYEMTDKIGGMARSWEHKGFILDTGPHIFHTSDKEIAKDWGSIGDDLLIPGNYTSCNIIKEYPNKLFDYPISFETLRNNLPKSILNQILEEYKSIKEKDKSRSSSSFKEFMEGKVGKTLSKLFFTDYPQKVWGIKTDKMLADWAPQRIELRESSGPFYTKPFVKVGKLGTGCFYHRIVEILRKSEDFKLKMNKKLSKVNYSEDKIRSLVFNKEEKIEISPGDIVVSTIPATTLARFIGQELDLEFRGVRSRYLFFKNNRILPKDFNWVYCSDKSLSFNRITEPTTFSKHLGPEGFAFLCVENTFASKGNIPSSEESFDEILDWLSRQKDFNSTGYISEFSTENIERCVYPIQDTKFRANLAKYNSRVAYFENLHVIGTGGEFHYSDMQIIFRKSKGLINSLLKKITKENIYSVPLITSISKKSNSLVHLSPTKQNESKDSNSEYITLSSLHHISGSRVPLIAEIGINHNGDISLAKAMMEAAKESGADFAKFQYYQKDARVEKNSLTEYLHETADGTEMSLNDIFERARLNENSCLDLIDHGKEINLPVFFTVFDIKSASYIRSIGQKIVKIASMDCNNLKLHKAINSLGFETVIISTGMSDIEEVKRSISRYSKQTEVMLMSCRSSYPARLEDIDLGEISYLREITDCCIGYSDHTEGILTSLLATAAGAAYIERHFTTNKHLPGPDNKMSIGPKETLELSKQLHLVSKSTSKKRKVIHPSEQITFAMQKKSLRFPHNLKVGDLIHTDDLIALAPPEGYSDFHAILPRCALRIKKVVSKNQPVSIDDIEILD comes from the coding sequence ATGGGAGCTATTCATATTATTGGTGCTGGTCCAGCAGGAATATCATTAGCATATTATGCACAAATTTCTGGCATAAAAGAAATCACTATCTATGAAATGACCGACAAAATAGGTGGGATGGCCAGATCATGGGAGCATAAAGGTTTCATACTAGATACAGGCCCACATATCTTTCATACATCAGATAAAGAAATCGCAAAGGACTGGGGGAGCATAGGAGATGATCTATTAATACCTGGTAATTACACTTCTTGTAATATCATAAAAGAATACCCAAATAAACTTTTCGACTATCCCATATCATTTGAAACGCTTAGAAATAATCTACCTAAAAGTATTTTGAATCAGATATTAGAAGAATACAAATCTATAAAAGAAAAAGATAAATCTAGATCCTCATCTAGTTTCAAAGAGTTTATGGAAGGAAAAGTAGGAAAGACTTTAAGCAAACTATTCTTTACAGATTATCCCCAAAAGGTTTGGGGTATTAAAACTGATAAAATGTTAGCAGATTGGGCGCCTCAAAGAATAGAATTAAGAGAGAGTAGCGGACCATTTTATACAAAACCTTTCGTAAAGGTTGGGAAGCTTGGTACCGGTTGTTTTTATCATAGAATAGTTGAAATCCTCAGAAAATCTGAGGATTTTAAATTAAAAATGAATAAAAAGCTTAGCAAGGTCAATTATTCTGAAGATAAAATAAGGTCTTTAGTTTTCAACAAAGAGGAAAAAATAGAAATTTCACCTGGAGATATTGTTGTCTCAACAATCCCAGCAACAACACTAGCTCGATTTATAGGTCAAGAATTAGACTTAGAATTTAGAGGTGTTAGATCAAGATATCTATTCTTTAAGAATAATCGAATCCTACCAAAAGATTTTAATTGGGTATATTGTAGTGATAAAAGCCTTTCATTTAATCGGATCACTGAACCAACTACTTTTTCAAAACACCTTGGCCCAGAGGGTTTTGCCTTTTTATGTGTAGAGAACACATTTGCAAGCAAAGGAAATATACCTTCTTCAGAAGAGAGCTTCGATGAGATTCTTGACTGGCTATCTAGACAGAAAGATTTTAACTCTACAGGCTATATCTCTGAATTTAGTACTGAGAATATTGAAAGATGTGTTTATCCAATTCAAGATACTAAGTTTAGAGCAAATTTAGCAAAATACAATTCTCGAGTTGCCTATTTTGAAAACTTACATGTGATTGGTACGGGTGGAGAGTTTCATTATTCAGATATGCAAATAATTTTTAGAAAGAGTAAAGGTTTAATTAATAGCTTGCTCAAAAAAATAACAAAAGAAAACATTTATAGTGTTCCGTTAATAACTTCAATCAGTAAAAAAAGTAATTCATTAGTTCATTTATCACCAACCAAGCAGAATGAATCAAAGGATTCTAACTCTGAGTACATTACTTTATCAAGCCTTCATCATATCTCAGGTTCTAGAGTTCCGTTAATTGCAGAAATTGGTATCAATCACAATGGGGATATAAGCCTTGCAAAGGCAATGATGGAAGCAGCGAAGGAGTCAGGAGCTGACTTTGCAAAATTCCAGTACTATCAAAAAGATGCGAGAGTTGAAAAAAACTCACTAACTGAATACTTACATGAAACAGCAGATGGAACTGAAATGTCTCTAAATGATATTTTTGAAAGAGCAAGATTAAATGAAAATTCATGTTTAGATTTGATTGACCATGGTAAAGAAATTAACTTGCCAGTATTTTTTACAGTTTTTGATATTAAATCTGCTTCTTACATAAGAAGCATTGGTCAAAAAATAGTTAAAATTGCTTCAATGGATTGCAATAACCTTAAGCTGCACAAGGCAATTAATTCGCTGGGTTTCGAAACGGTAATCATTTCAACAGGAATGAGTGATATAGAAGAAGTCAAAAGATCAATATCAAGGTATTCAAAACAAACAGAAGTCATGCTAATGAGTTGTAGAAGCTCTTATCCAGCCAGGCTTGAAGATATAGATTTAGGAGAGATTAGTTATCTTAGAGAAATTACAGATTGTTGTATAGGCTATTCTGACCATACTGAAGGTATTTTAACAAGTCTTTTAGCTACGGCTGCAGGCGCAGCCTATATAGAAAGACACTTTACAACTAACAAACATCTGCCAGGTCCGGACAATAAAATGTCAATTGGACCGAAAGAAACATTAGAGCTTTCTAAGCAATTACATCTAGTCTCAAAATCAACTTCTAAAAAAAGAAAGGTTATTCACCCAAGTGAGCAAATAACATTTGCAATGCAAAAAAAATCTCTTAGGTTCCCACACAATCTAAAAGTTGGTGATCTGATTCACACTGACGACCTAATTGCACTTGCACCACCTGAGGGATATAGTGATTTCCATGCCATTTTACCGAGGTGCGCACTAAGGATAAAAAAGGTTGTAAGTAAGAATCAGCCTGTTAGCATAGATGATATAGAAATCCTGGATTAA